CTGCTGTAGCTGAAGTCGCCGCATACCGCGAAAAAACCGCTCAAGGCGATACCATGGTTTTTCCTTATGCCGCTGCTGAAACTTTTTATCAGCATAGCTTTAACAAACTAGAACTAGCTTTGGCCCAGAGTGACAAAATTTCCGATATTGATGCTATTTATAGTCAACTCAAAGCGTTTGATGCCGAGTTACCGCAAGATTTTTCTCTACATGTCGCGATGCGACGCCAGCTAGCAGATAAGTATTTAACTAAATCGAGTGAGTTATTAAAAACCAATAATGTGCGCACCGCTGAGCGCTTAATGCGCAGAGCCAACGAACTAATGAATAGCTTAAACAGCTAGAAGTTTTAACATTATATTAATGTGCTCCGACCCCATATTAATGGGGTTAGCGGAAAGTGTCTAAGCCTTGGCACAACTGGTTGATGCCTAGCAAGGTTCGTGGGGCAGTTCTAAACATATAATCGGCATTAACGGTTAAAAATTGCTGATTTGCTACCGCAGGGATATCGCGGTAGCGTTGCCAATATTGTTGATCCGCCCTACGCGTGTCGGTCGCGGCTTGAATAATTACTTCTGGTCTTGCGGCGACGACTTGCTCTATACCAATTTGCGGATAATCACCTTTACTGGTTGAGAATATATTATCTGCAGCACAAATCGTTAACATTTGCTGGGGCCAGGCATTATTTGCAACCGTGCTTAATGGCTTAGTACTCATGGCAAAAAATACCCTTAAACGTTTTTTATGTTGATACTGCTGTCGTAGCGCCGTCAGTTGTTGGTTAAATATTGCGGCTTGTGCTTCAGCTTGCTGCTGCTGACCCGTTAACTGACCTAAATAGCTTAACTCAGTGGCAATATCCTCCAAGTGTACTGGATTAGATAGTTTCACGTTAAAACCAAATTTTTGTAAGCGTTTTATATCAGCAGGTGGATTGCCATTTTGCCACGCAATAATTAAATCTGGTTGCAGCGCAATAATGGCTTCAATATTAATACTGGCATAACTGGCGACACGCGGTAAAGCTAATGCAGCGCTAGGGTA
The sequence above is drawn from the Rheinheimera salexigens genome and encodes:
- a CDS encoding cobalamin-binding protein; the encoded protein is MKQATSVMQTVLQSGLVILACLLLLIFLAAPAAAKPQRIISLAPHITELLYAVGAGEQVVAVSDYSDYPSAALALPRVASYASINIEAIIALQPDLIIAWQNGNPPADIKRLQKFGFNVKLSNPVHLEDIATELSYLGQLTGQQQQAEAQAAIFNQQLTALRQQYQHKKRLRVFFAMSTKPLSTVANNAWPQQMLTICAADNIFSTSKGDYPQIGIEQVVAARPEVIIQAATDTRRADQQYWQRYRDIPAVANQQFLTVNADYMFRTAPRTLLGINQLCQGLDTFR